One Arvicanthis niloticus isolate mArvNil1 chromosome 3, mArvNil1.pat.X, whole genome shotgun sequence DNA segment encodes these proteins:
- the Trim13 gene encoding E3 ubiquitin-protein ligase TRIM13, which produces MELLEEDLTCPICCSLFDDPRVLPCSHNFCRKCLEGLLEGNVRNSLWRPSPFKCPTCRKETSATGVNSLQVNYSLKGIVEKYNKIKISPKMPVCKGHLGQPLNIFCVTDMQLICGICATRGDHTKHVFSSIEDAYTRERDAFESLFKSFEIWRRGDALSRLDTLETNKRKSLQLLTKDSDKVKEFFEKLQHTLDQKKNEILSDFETMKLAVMQTYDPEINKINTILQEQRMAFNIAEAFKDVSEPIIFLQQMQEFREKIKVIKETPLPPSNLPTSPLMKNFDTSQWEDIKLADVDKLSLPQDSGVFTSKIPWYPYLLLMVVVLLGLLIFFGPTVFLEWSPLDELATWKDCLPSFSSYLTKSAEFVIQSVFYWEQMTDGIFIFSERVKNVSLVALNNVAEFVCKYKLL; this is translated from the coding sequence ATGGAGCTGCTTGAAGAAGATCTCACGTGCCCAATCTGTTGCAGTTTGTTTGATGATCCCCGAGTGTTGCCCTGCTCACACAACTTCTGCAGGAAATGCTTAGAAGGACTCTTAGAAGGGAATGTGCGGAATTCACTGTGGAGACCATCTCCATTCAAGTGTCCTACCTGCCGGAAGGAAACTTCAGCTACTGGAGTAAATAGTCTGCAGGTTAATTACTCCCTAAAGGGTATCGTGGAGAAATACAACAAAATCAAGATTTCTCCCAAAATGCCAGTGTGCAAAGGACATTTGGGGCAGCCTCTCAACATTTTCTGTGTAACTGATATGCAGCTGATTTGTGGGATCTGTGCAACTCGTGGTGATCATACCAAGCATGTCTTCTCTTCTATTGAAGATGCCTACACTCGGGAAAGGGATGCCTTTGAGTCCCTCTTTAAGAGTTTTGAGATTTGGCGCCGGGGAGATGCTCTTTCCCGCTTGGACACTTTGGAAACAAACAAGAGGAAATCCCTCCAGTTACTCACTAAAGATTCAGATAAAGTAAAGGAGTTTTTTGAGAAGTTACAACACACACTGGatcaaaagaagaatgaaatcctGTCTGATTTTGAAACTATGAAGCTTGCAGTTATGCAAACCTATGACCCAGAGATCAACAAAATCAACACTATTTTACAGGAGCAGCGGATGGCCTTCAACATTGCTGAGGCTTTCAAAGATGTCTCAGAACCTATTATATTTTTGCAACAGATGCAGGAGTTCAGGGAGAAAATCAAAGTAATCAAGGAAACTCCTTTGCCACCCTCTAATTTGCCCACAAGCCCTTTAATGAAGAACTTTGATACCAGTCAGTGGGAGGACATTAAATTGGCTGATGTGGATAAACTGTCTTTGCCTCAAGACTCAGGTGTGTTCACTAGCAAGATTCCCTGGTACCCCTATCTGCTGCTCATGGTGGTAGTTCTGCTGGGTCTCCTCATATTCTTTGGCCCCACTGTATTCCTAGAGTGGTCTCCACTTGATGAATTGGCAACTTGGAAAGACTGTCTTCCAAGCTTCAGTTCTTACCTGACTAAATCAGCTGAGTTTGTAATACAATCTGTTTTTTACTGGGAACAGATGACAGATGGGATTTTCATTTtcagtgaaagagttaaaaatgttAGTTTGGTGGCACTGAACAATGTGGCAGAATTTGTATGCAAATACAAACTTTTATAA
- the Kcnrg gene encoding potassium channel regulatory protein, with the protein MSGQDLVTLNVGGKIFTTRLSTLTQFPASRLAGMLDGRDQEFKIVDGQIFVDRDGVLFSFILDFLRNHELLLPSDFSDHHRLQREALFYELDSLVDLLSQYLLQSRSAVMEVHFLNRNTQAFFRVFGSCSKTIEMLYRRITMFVEWPTALARNSNSSLALPPQRPSHHDLLFHCGSAGTAENHAGVRYISIKPDNRKLANGTNVLGLLVDTLLKDGFRLVSTRTPASGDKSECYVFERIKSPQVLGMNKTPKSEITTMPLPSQK; encoded by the exons ATGAGTGGTCAGGACCTGGTCACTTTGAATGTGGGAGGGAAGATATTCACAACAAGGCTCTCTACCCTCACGCAGTTCCCTGCTTCTCGGTTGGCAGGCATGTTGGATGGCAGAGACCAAGAGTTCAAGATAGTTGATGGCCAGATTTTTGTGGATAGAGATGGTGTTTTATTCAgtttcattttagattttttgAGAAATCATGAGCTTCTGTTACCCTCGGACTTTTCAGACCATCATAGGCTTCAGAGAGAGGCTCTTTTCTATGAACTCGATTCTCTTGTTGATCTCTTAAGCCAATACCTGCTCCAATCAAGATCTGCTGTCATGGAGGTGCATTTCCTAAACCGAAATACTCAAGCCTTCTTCAGAGTGTTTGGCTCTTGCAGCAAAACAATTGAGATGTTGTACAGGAGGATTACAATGTTTGTAGAGTGGCCTACAGCACTGGCCAGGAACAGTAACTCCTCACTGGCTTTACCTCCACAAAGACCTTCTCACCATGACCTGCTTTTCCACTGTGGCTCTGCCGGCACTGCTGAGAACCATGCTGGAGTCAG GTACATTTCTATAAAGCCTGACAATCGAAAATTGGCCAATGGAACAAATGTCTTGGGCCTACTGGTTGACACTTTATTAAAGGACGGCTTTCGTCTGGTCAGCACTAGAACACCGGCCTCCGGAGACAAAAGTGAATGTTATGTCTTTGAAAGGATAAAAAGCCCTCAAGTCCTTGGGATGAATAAAACACCCAAATCAGAAATTACCACCATGCCACTGCCATCTCAGAAGTGA